A stretch of the Myxococcus guangdongensis genome encodes the following:
- a CDS encoding DUF1398 domain-containing protein: MTEPLTTTAQECLDAAYEGTMDFPAIVRALMDAGFEGYEVDYRRGTSTYFTASGEHVELTLPRSDTPIAAKFNTNEVEQAVREAQRKAPGYTYAGFCAKVKAAGCAGYMVSFLGRRVVYFGRTAETHVEHFPR; the protein is encoded by the coding sequence ATGACCGAGCCATTGACCACGACCGCGCAAGAGTGCCTGGACGCGGCGTACGAAGGCACGATGGACTTTCCCGCCATCGTCCGAGCCCTGATGGATGCGGGGTTCGAGGGGTACGAGGTCGACTATCGACGAGGTACCTCGACGTACTTCACTGCCAGCGGCGAGCACGTGGAATTGACCTTGCCGAGGTCGGACACGCCCATCGCCGCGAAGTTCAACACGAACGAGGTCGAGCAAGCTGTCCGTGAGGCGCAGCGCAAGGCGCCCGGCTACACGTACGCTGGCTTCTGCGCGAAGGTGAAGGCCGCGGGCTGCGCGGGGTACATGGTTTCCTTTCTGGGCAGACGCGTCGTCTACTTCGGCCGCACGGCGGAAACGCATGTCGAGCACTTCCCCAGATAA
- a CDS encoding SDR family NAD(P)-dependent oxidoreductase produces the protein MGALDGRIAVITGGATGIGLAIAERFASEGAEVVIASRRQGRLDEAVGRIGHGARGVVTDVGDEAQVVRLMDSVPRVDLLVTCAGSAVFGPVETVPMSAWEALFKDRFFGQLSAVRHAVPKMREGGAILLCSGIAGHAALANYAGGAGLCGGINAMGRSLAVELAPRGLRVNVLSPGLTKDTALDWGMPATQAGAFLDTLAAQVPMKRAGAPRDMADAAYFLATCAYATGMVLDVDGGWTAV, from the coding sequence ATGGGTGCATTGGATGGACGAATCGCGGTCATCACGGGTGGTGCCACGGGCATCGGGCTGGCCATCGCCGAGCGCTTCGCGAGCGAGGGCGCCGAGGTCGTCATCGCCAGCCGGCGTCAGGGGCGCCTGGACGAGGCGGTGGGCCGGATTGGCCATGGCGCGCGCGGCGTGGTGACGGACGTGGGAGACGAGGCCCAGGTGGTGCGGCTGATGGACTCGGTGCCTCGGGTGGACCTGCTGGTGACGTGCGCGGGCAGCGCGGTGTTCGGTCCGGTGGAGACGGTGCCGATGAGCGCCTGGGAGGCGCTGTTCAAGGACCGCTTCTTCGGGCAGCTCTCCGCGGTGCGTCACGCGGTGCCGAAGATGCGCGAGGGCGGCGCCATCCTGTTGTGTTCGGGCATCGCCGGGCACGCGGCGCTGGCGAACTACGCGGGCGGGGCGGGGCTGTGTGGGGGCATCAACGCCATGGGGCGCTCGCTCGCGGTGGAGCTGGCGCCCCGGGGGCTCCGGGTGAATGTGCTGTCACCCGGGCTCACGAAGGACACGGCCCTCGACTGGGGCATGCCGGCCACGCAGGCGGGGGCCTTCCTGGACACGCTCGCGGCCCAGGTCCCGATGAAGCGCGCGGGCGCTCCCCGGGACATGGCCGACGCGGCGTACTTCCTGGCGACGTGTGCCTATGCGACCGGCATGGTGCTGGACGTCGACGGCGGCTGGACGGCGGTGTGA
- a CDS encoding immunity 52 family protein, giving the protein MSESYYAGAYWGARAESAEQCAARAEIFLSTLASADASFSHWFRQGKSRKDALKHPIEISRAALEQIIRRGKDRVVEELGFRFSAWNGASADDEAVSIDATCGGHSKRVGNFCFLQLPHGGPSAERLLTARSLEVLVRAMAMAWEPDSAVATSATHRDTVTSTPKPGTFVGWVTYFARHLGEVPPLPAPVRIEPVEDKGTLVVLTPERFTASNPAHVALAEQVRELWVRAGLLKPLQR; this is encoded by the coding sequence ATGAGTGAGAGCTACTATGCGGGCGCATACTGGGGGGCACGGGCGGAGTCGGCGGAGCAGTGCGCCGCGAGGGCGGAGATATTCCTCAGCACCCTGGCCTCCGCCGATGCATCGTTCTCGCACTGGTTCCGGCAAGGAAAATCGCGCAAGGATGCCTTGAAGCATCCCATCGAAATCAGCCGAGCCGCGCTGGAGCAAATCATCCGTCGTGGCAAGGACCGCGTCGTTGAGGAACTCGGGTTTCGTTTCAGCGCCTGGAACGGCGCGAGCGCCGATGACGAAGCGGTGAGCATCGACGCGACGTGCGGTGGCCACTCCAAGAGGGTGGGCAATTTTTGTTTCCTCCAACTGCCCCACGGCGGGCCGAGCGCGGAGCGGCTCTTGACGGCGCGGAGTCTGGAGGTGCTCGTCAGGGCCATGGCCATGGCCTGGGAGCCCGATTCGGCCGTCGCGACCTCAGCGACTCATCGGGACACGGTGACCTCGACCCCCAAGCCAGGCACCTTCGTCGGGTGGGTGACGTACTTCGCGCGTCATCTGGGCGAGGTGCCGCCGCTTCCTGCTCCCGTGCGCATCGAGCCCGTCGAAGACAAGGGCACGCTCGTCGTGCTGACCCCGGAGAGATTCACGGCCAGCAATCCGGCGCATGTGGCGTTGGCCGAGCAGGTCCGCGAGCTGTGGGTCCGAGCGGGGTTGTTGAAGCCGCTCCAGCGGTAG
- a CDS encoding NADP-dependent oxidoreductase yields MKAVVLKAYGDADNLVVSEMPEPKMGPGDVKVRVIAASINPVDWKIRRGDMKELMPVTFPAILGRDVSGEVVEVGQSVKGFKKGDRVMGLVSSGYAETVVAPEEVWAQVPDSLELKDAAALPLVTLTGVQLIEEQLKPAQGTTVLVTGAVGAVGRAALFAAKARGVKVWAGVRATQVEEARKLGADGVVALDDASDVAKLPTLDGVADTVGGEAVAAVLDKVKRGGRVCSVVGEPKGAKEKGLQVSSFFSHPDGRRLAQLGESVARGELTIPIGKTFKMAEAKDAQKHAEKGGTGKVLLVN; encoded by the coding sequence ATGAAAGCCGTCGTGCTGAAGGCCTATGGAGATGCGGACAACCTCGTCGTGTCGGAGATGCCTGAGCCGAAGATGGGTCCAGGAGACGTGAAGGTGCGCGTCATCGCCGCGAGCATCAACCCGGTCGACTGGAAGATTCGTCGAGGCGACATGAAGGAGCTGATGCCGGTGACGTTCCCCGCCATCCTCGGGCGGGACGTCTCCGGAGAGGTCGTCGAGGTGGGGCAGAGCGTGAAGGGCTTCAAGAAGGGCGACCGGGTGATGGGACTGGTGTCCTCGGGCTATGCGGAGACGGTGGTCGCCCCCGAGGAGGTCTGGGCCCAGGTGCCGGACTCGCTGGAGCTGAAGGACGCCGCCGCGCTCCCGCTGGTGACGCTGACGGGCGTGCAGTTGATTGAGGAGCAGCTGAAGCCGGCCCAGGGGACCACGGTGCTCGTCACCGGCGCGGTGGGCGCGGTGGGGCGCGCGGCCCTGTTCGCGGCGAAGGCGCGGGGGGTGAAGGTCTGGGCGGGCGTGCGAGCCACACAGGTGGAGGAGGCCCGGAAGCTCGGCGCGGACGGGGTGGTCGCGCTGGATGATGCAAGCGACGTCGCGAAGCTGCCGACGCTGGACGGCGTGGCGGACACGGTGGGTGGCGAGGCCGTGGCGGCGGTGTTGGACAAGGTGAAGCGTGGCGGGCGGGTGTGCAGCGTGGTGGGGGAGCCGAAGGGGGCGAAGGAGAAGGGCCTCCAGGTGAGCAGCTTCTTCTCGCACCCGGATGGACGCCGGCTCGCGCAACTGGGAGAGAGCGTGGCCAGGGGTGAGTTGACCATCCCCATTGGCAAGACGTTCAAGATGGCTGAGGCGAAGGATGCCCAGAAGCACGCGGAGAAGGGCGGCACGGGCAAGGTGCTGCTCGTCAACTGA
- a CDS encoding aldo/keto reductase yields MQYTNLGRSGLSVSRLCLGTMNFGWNTEEPESHAIMDTALERGINFFDTANVYGFGDNKGRTEQVIGNWFAQGGRRRERTVLATKVYGPMGDWPNEGKLSALNIRRALDASLKRLRTDYIDLYQFHHVDRATPWEEIWQALEVAVTQGKVLYVGSSNFAGWHIAQAQAAAARRDFLGLISEQSLYNLLARTVELEVLPAARHYGLGVLPWSPLHGGLLGGVLKKEREGKRRLEGRAREALQKNQEKIERYEALAAELGHEPGDVALAWLLHQPAVTAPIIGPRVAGQLDAALRALDVKLDEKALARLDEIFPGHRPAPEDYAW; encoded by the coding sequence ATGCAGTACACGAACCTGGGTCGCTCGGGGCTCTCCGTCAGCCGGCTGTGTCTGGGCACGATGAACTTCGGCTGGAACACCGAGGAGCCGGAGTCCCACGCCATCATGGACACCGCGCTGGAGCGCGGCATCAACTTCTTCGACACCGCCAACGTCTACGGCTTCGGCGACAACAAGGGCCGCACCGAGCAGGTCATCGGCAACTGGTTCGCCCAGGGCGGACGGCGCCGCGAGCGCACCGTGCTCGCCACCAAGGTCTACGGCCCCATGGGCGACTGGCCCAACGAGGGCAAGCTGTCCGCCCTCAACATCCGCCGCGCCCTCGACGCCAGCCTCAAGCGGCTGCGCACCGACTACATCGACCTGTACCAGTTCCACCACGTCGACCGCGCCACGCCGTGGGAGGAAATCTGGCAGGCCCTCGAGGTCGCCGTCACCCAGGGCAAGGTGCTCTACGTCGGCAGCAGCAACTTCGCCGGCTGGCACATCGCCCAGGCCCAGGCCGCCGCCGCCAGGCGCGACTTCCTGGGTCTCATCAGCGAGCAATCCCTCTACAACCTGCTGGCGCGCACCGTGGAACTCGAGGTGCTCCCCGCCGCCCGCCACTACGGCCTGGGCGTGCTGCCCTGGTCCCCCCTCCACGGCGGCCTCCTCGGCGGCGTGCTCAAGAAGGAGCGCGAAGGCAAGCGCCGCCTGGAGGGCCGCGCCCGGGAGGCCCTCCAGAAGAACCAGGAGAAGATTGAACGCTACGAGGCCCTCGCCGCCGAGCTCGGCCACGAGCCCGGAGACGTCGCCCTCGCGTGGCTGCTCCACCAGCCCGCCGTCACCGCGCCCATCATCGGACCGCGCGTGGCGGGCCAGCTCGACGCCGCCCTGCGCGCGCTCGACGTGAAGCTCGACGAGAAGGCCCTGGCCCGGCTGGACGAAATCTTCCCGGGCCACCGCCCCGCGCCCGAGGACTACGCCTGGTAA
- a CDS encoding MarR family winged helix-turn-helix transcriptional regulator: MSSTSPDKIPRAGERGEGSVRRTSEHDEVSTLETHLGYWLRAVSNHVSHAFKAKVERQDVTVAEWVVLRALFDGDGIKPSELAVKLGLTRGAISKLVDRLVAKELVSVRSDVRDGRAQRLTLRASGRRLVPKLAALADENDAECFGQLNPEQRAFLLATLKGLVEHLGLQGAPVD; the protein is encoded by the coding sequence ATGTCGAGCACTTCCCCAGATAAGATTCCGCGCGCTGGCGAGCGTGGGGAAGGGTCGGTCCGGAGGACGTCGGAACACGACGAGGTCAGTACACTCGAAACCCATCTCGGCTACTGGCTCCGTGCCGTGTCGAACCATGTGTCGCATGCCTTCAAAGCCAAGGTGGAGCGGCAGGACGTCACGGTCGCGGAGTGGGTCGTGCTGCGAGCCCTGTTCGATGGTGACGGAATCAAACCCAGTGAGCTCGCGGTAAAGCTCGGACTGACGCGTGGCGCGATCTCCAAGCTCGTGGACCGGCTGGTGGCGAAGGAGCTGGTGTCGGTCCGCAGCGACGTTCGTGATGGTCGCGCTCAGCGACTCACCCTGAGGGCCTCCGGGCGGCGTCTCGTGCCGAAGCTCGCGGCATTGGCCGACGAGAATGATGCCGAGTGCTTCGGGCAGCTCAACCCAGAGCAGCGAGCGTTTCTGCTCGCGACACTCAAGGGGCTCGTCGAGCACCTCGGGCTCCAGGGAGCGCCTGTCGACTGA
- a CDS encoding Tox-REase-5 domain-containing protein, which produces MALGFVLREVLTTGEVSRTGLVRRVERFKHVAVLRPDGCLAWVRTGRTQQRVAPVEWRDGAFRAHGFELGRFYDGSTGVFRLLDNGLREENGFPLADVHDDADVISRTLDGAQEAFVGLALAVGKFFSTSPADNLTALRQMPAAVVALLESSPEYLERFRYMTRGEQVQAVSKLTTNLVATWGTVSAATRTLQGTAVATAEVPVLALSADGVVAMRIVAVPVGRAATVLSGGPGAAIILRRAGPESRQGGPSEEPGQWGPSRESMSPGARSYQEQITGHSADEAYWVGGVGRDSGGVKFDGYDGQVLLEAKGPGYANKFLDDLKPKVWFENSGAKALVEQAQRQLARAPEGVPIRWHIAERKTAEAIRGLLNGKGITEIEVVFTPPLH; this is translated from the coding sequence GTGGCGCTGGGCTTCGTGCTGCGGGAGGTGCTGACCACGGGCGAGGTGTCGCGGACGGGATTGGTGCGCCGGGTGGAGCGCTTCAAACACGTGGCTGTGCTCCGGCCAGATGGGTGCCTGGCATGGGTGCGCACCGGGCGGACGCAGCAACGGGTGGCGCCAGTCGAGTGGAGGGACGGCGCCTTCCGTGCGCACGGCTTCGAGTTGGGTCGTTTCTACGACGGGAGCACGGGTGTCTTCAGATTGCTCGACAATGGGTTGAGGGAAGAGAACGGCTTCCCGCTGGCGGATGTCCACGACGATGCGGATGTCATCAGTCGGACCCTGGATGGGGCTCAAGAGGCGTTCGTGGGGCTGGCCCTCGCGGTGGGGAAGTTCTTCTCGACGTCACCAGCCGACAACCTCACGGCACTCCGTCAGATGCCGGCCGCCGTGGTGGCGCTGCTGGAGTCATCGCCCGAGTACCTGGAGCGCTTCCGGTACATGACGCGAGGCGAGCAGGTGCAGGCCGTCTCCAAGCTGACGACGAACCTCGTCGCGACGTGGGGGACGGTGTCAGCGGCGACGCGCACGTTGCAGGGGACAGCGGTCGCCACGGCGGAGGTGCCAGTGCTCGCGTTGTCCGCCGACGGCGTGGTCGCCATGCGAATCGTGGCGGTTCCCGTGGGGCGTGCGGCGACCGTGCTGAGTGGAGGCCCTGGCGCGGCCATCATCCTTCGACGTGCGGGCCCGGAGTCGAGGCAAGGAGGTCCCTCCGAGGAGCCCGGTCAGTGGGGCCCCTCCCGGGAATCCATGTCTCCCGGGGCGCGGAGCTACCAGGAACAAATCACGGGCCACTCGGCGGACGAGGCATACTGGGTCGGAGGGGTTGGCAGGGACAGTGGTGGAGTGAAGTTCGACGGGTACGACGGGCAAGTGCTGTTGGAGGCGAAGGGCCCGGGCTATGCGAACAAGTTCCTCGATGATCTCAAGCCGAAGGTCTGGTTCGAGAATTCGGGAGCAAAGGCCCTCGTCGAGCAGGCACAGAGACAGTTGGCCAGGGCTCCGGAGGGGGTTCCGATTCGATGGCACATCGCGGAGCGGAAGACCGCGGAAGCGATAAGAGGCTTGTTGAACGGCAAAGGTATCACGGAGATTGAGGTTGTGTTTACTCCGCCGTTGCATTGA
- a CDS encoding zinc-dependent metalloprotease: protein MIARGIVLAAGCAALMLGCAEPPHESQEIVGNLVKAGFPAADIMVVEGRVYVGRDAEVSLAASREMIEAGGTSDEQYRTTNLVSRSLSKICINGSTFTGVFSTALDLAIQNYDELPLTFVVGRGPNANCNFTINAVIDPNGNGGVAGFPSNGLPYGQITIGGQLSQYGVDVIEHVITHEIGHTLGLRHSDYYNRGISCGNGGDEGEAGVGVIHIPGTPTTAIVGGSIMNSCFRATETGEWTSSDLTALKALYPPNAYLVGDWEDDGRSNLATRVGNCVSMDTNFDGVTDSTQCYGDGASEDQYLAGDWDGDGRSNLAVRRGNCVHMDTNFDGAVDLTQCYGNGASEDQYLVGDWDGDGRSNLAVRRGNCVLMDTNFDGVTDNTQCYGNGASEDQYLVGDWDGDGRSNLAVRRGHCVFMDTNFDGATDSTQCYGNGAGEDQYLVGDWDGDGRSNLAVRRGSCVFMDTNFDGAVDGTQCYVR from the coding sequence ATGATTGCGAGAGGTATTGTATTGGCAGCGGGATGCGCGGCCCTCATGCTCGGGTGCGCCGAGCCTCCTCATGAGTCGCAGGAGATCGTCGGCAACCTGGTCAAGGCGGGCTTCCCCGCCGCCGACATCATGGTCGTCGAAGGGAGGGTCTACGTGGGGCGTGACGCCGAGGTGTCCCTGGCGGCGTCGCGCGAGATGATTGAGGCCGGCGGCACCTCCGACGAGCAGTACCGGACCACCAATCTCGTCAGCAGATCGCTGTCGAAGATCTGCATCAACGGCTCGACGTTCACCGGCGTGTTCAGCACGGCGCTCGATCTCGCCATCCAGAACTACGACGAACTCCCGCTCACGTTCGTCGTGGGACGAGGGCCGAACGCCAACTGCAATTTCACCATCAATGCCGTGATCGATCCGAACGGAAATGGCGGAGTCGCTGGGTTCCCATCGAACGGCCTTCCGTATGGGCAAATCACCATCGGTGGACAGCTCAGCCAGTACGGCGTCGATGTCATCGAGCACGTCATCACACACGAAATCGGCCACACCCTCGGGCTCCGCCATTCGGACTACTACAACCGCGGCATCAGTTGCGGCAATGGCGGCGACGAGGGCGAAGCCGGCGTCGGCGTGATTCACATTCCGGGCACGCCAACCACGGCGATTGTCGGCGGCTCCATCATGAACTCCTGCTTCCGCGCGACCGAGACGGGCGAGTGGACCAGCTCGGACCTCACCGCGCTGAAGGCCTTGTATCCCCCCAATGCGTACCTCGTCGGCGACTGGGAGGACGACGGGCGGTCAAACCTGGCGACGCGCGTCGGCAATTGCGTCTCCATGGACACCAACTTCGACGGTGTCACAGACTCCACGCAGTGCTACGGCGACGGCGCGAGCGAAGACCAGTACCTCGCGGGCGATTGGGACGGAGACGGCCGGTCGAACCTGGCCGTCAGGCGCGGCAACTGTGTCCACATGGATACCAACTTTGACGGCGCGGTCGACCTCACCCAGTGCTACGGCAATGGCGCCAGCGAAGACCAGTATCTCGTTGGTGATTGGGATGGGGATGGCCGGTCGAACCTGGCTGTCAGGCGGGGCAATTGCGTCCTCATGGACACCAACTTCGACGGTGTCACAGACAACACCCAGTGCTACGGCAATGGCGCCAGCGAAGACCAGTATCTCGTTGGCGACTGGGACGGGGATGGCCGGTCGAACCTGGCTGTCAGGCGGGGCCATTGCGTCTTCATGGACACCAACTTCGACGGTGCCACAGACTCCACGCAGTGCTACGGCAATGGCGCCGGCGAAGACCAGTACCTCGTTGGCGATTGGGACGGGGACGGCCGTTCGAATCTGGCCGTCAGGCGCGGCAGCTGCGTCTTCATGGACACCAACTTCGACGGTGCCGTCGATGGCACGCAGTGCTACGTCCGCTGA